The following are encoded together in the Pseudoalteromonas ruthenica genome:
- a CDS encoding PilZ domain-containing protein, which translates to MAEDTLLKHQPLVDELKQSLGQASFSRDFAAKTAQLPKGDQFIIKMEFNRLRQPCSRTIDLRGTASGEVQSYSYKSQQHFMDAQAIATFEKGVARFGDYTMAVYEMVMEEMNNQRQLRQGATPQPENSEKSARVIHFASYDFRQQERMNYTIKVSVMVNDKTIEGKSSDISLGGCKLKLPSHAMLERGQKVQVRFTGLEEDFELGLKNGLEYEIVGIDPASTIDFYYARMKRTGSETTPGFDEFLARFINGNKRRYKVNLDNTLDAVLTKGYEQYYLPRVSSLFSFICVNDKKLTPKLLLTTENNAYIHYYFSDEERRSVLPSILNTQRISSILARKGQVKSTLLYSFSHPQNGKVFFYSATDIELATYPKLRSLFFSYASRKPSWRVFKLQLVPVQSEDSHIPLSLPDSAGEAIAKLNKPPSARVQSYLKGLKYLCTLSEVSSANLTAHKRRYRLDKSLVNQLKVFGHRKVAEPELEVVALEYANLRAHKRYLYQTEVTVESGLAAPMSAQSRDFSVLGMQIELSQPAPETKKGDVIYLRLPQLQEITKKFELTQLPYEVMAVSKTGTILNLKAYQKSKQPHVGVQFFSQLVENNKDKLQVCEEEPKVPGLSKALRNIVVKNLAQTPLYITKEEAHLELGAIGEGRYQSAIHHIRRQFGEFSTQINLKPLLSIKEFQQLSDTLRDGNRQDKPKTFDLFIRLNLKKDDLSGAVTSRCISTEEDYSSLLPFVNKALKSGLLFAFRLHLSKTGRPDTKYLISELKYISHYALHKAKELEQALWRVEGVIDALAIDELVPKLCDIEVQDYQKMLERRSLWLQRLG; encoded by the coding sequence ATGGCTGAAGACACCCTTTTAAAACACCAACCCTTAGTTGACGAACTCAAGCAAAGCCTCGGGCAGGCGAGCTTTAGCCGCGATTTTGCCGCTAAAACGGCACAACTACCTAAGGGCGACCAATTTATTATAAAGATGGAGTTTAATCGTCTTCGTCAGCCGTGCAGTCGCACCATTGATTTACGCGGCACGGCTTCCGGTGAAGTGCAAAGCTACTCATACAAGAGTCAGCAGCATTTTATGGATGCCCAAGCCATCGCAACCTTTGAAAAAGGCGTCGCTCGCTTCGGCGACTACACCATGGCTGTCTATGAAATGGTGATGGAAGAGATGAACAATCAGCGCCAATTGCGCCAAGGTGCAACACCACAACCGGAAAATAGTGAAAAAAGTGCCCGTGTCATCCACTTCGCCTCCTATGATTTTCGTCAGCAAGAGCGCATGAATTACACCATCAAAGTCAGTGTTATGGTGAATGACAAAACCATAGAGGGTAAAAGCAGCGATATTTCTTTGGGGGGATGTAAGCTTAAGTTGCCTAGTCATGCCATGCTTGAGCGTGGGCAAAAAGTGCAGGTTCGCTTTACCGGTCTAGAGGAAGATTTCGAACTGGGCCTCAAAAACGGCTTAGAATATGAAATTGTCGGCATAGACCCTGCGAGCACCATCGACTTTTATTACGCCCGCATGAAGCGCACCGGTAGCGAGACAACCCCTGGATTCGATGAGTTTCTGGCGCGCTTTATTAACGGTAATAAACGCCGCTACAAGGTCAACCTTGATAACACCCTCGATGCGGTTTTAACCAAAGGTTATGAGCAGTATTACTTGCCAAGGGTCAGTTCGCTGTTCAGTTTCATTTGCGTAAACGATAAAAAGCTCACCCCTAAACTGCTGCTTACCACCGAGAATAATGCCTACATTCACTATTATTTCAGTGATGAAGAGCGCCGCTCTGTGCTGCCGAGTATTCTTAATACGCAGCGCATAAGCAGCATTTTGGCACGCAAGGGGCAAGTCAAATCAACCCTACTTTACAGCTTTAGTCACCCCCAAAATGGCAAGGTCTTCTTTTACAGCGCCACCGATATCGAACTGGCCACCTACCCTAAGTTACGCTCGTTATTTTTTTCCTATGCCAGTAGGAAGCCGTCTTGGCGGGTATTTAAGTTGCAATTGGTTCCCGTGCAAAGCGAAGACTCCCATATTCCACTCTCGCTCCCCGACAGTGCCGGCGAGGCGATTGCTAAACTTAATAAGCCTCCGAGCGCTCGCGTGCAAAGCTATTTAAAGGGTCTTAAGTACCTGTGTACCTTATCGGAGGTGAGCTCTGCTAATTTAACCGCACACAAGCGCCGCTACCGCCTCGATAAAAGCTTAGTCAACCAGCTCAAAGTATTTGGCCATCGTAAAGTGGCAGAGCCAGAGCTTGAAGTCGTTGCCTTGGAGTATGCTAACTTACGGGCTCACAAGCGGTATCTGTACCAAACAGAAGTGACCGTTGAAAGTGGTTTGGCAGCGCCGATGTCGGCACAATCTCGTGATTTCAGTGTACTAGGAATGCAAATAGAGCTGAGCCAACCAGCGCCTGAGACCAAAAAAGGCGATGTTATTTATCTGCGCTTACCGCAACTGCAAGAAATAACGAAAAAATTTGAGCTCACTCAGCTACCTTACGAGGTGATGGCTGTCAGTAAGACCGGCACCATTTTAAACTTAAAAGCCTACCAAAAAAGTAAGCAACCCCATGTTGGCGTACAGTTTTTCTCGCAACTAGTAGAGAACAACAAAGACAAGCTGCAAGTGTGTGAGGAAGAGCCGAAAGTGCCGGGGCTATCCAAAGCCTTGCGCAATATTGTGGTCAAGAATCTAGCGCAAACACCGCTGTATATTACCAAAGAAGAAGCACACCTGGAGCTTGGTGCAATAGGTGAAGGACGTTATCAAAGCGCGATTCACCATATTCGGCGTCAGTTTGGTGAATTCTCTACGCAAATAAACTTAAAACCCTTACTGAGTATCAAAGAGTTCCAACAGCTCAGTGATACCCTGCGCGATGGAAACCGCCAAGATAAGCCCAAAACTTTCGACTTGTTTATTCGCTTAAACCTTAAAAAAGACGACCTCAGTGGTGCAGTCACCAGCCGCTGTATTAGCACCGAAGAGGACTACAGCTCATTGCTGCCCTTTGTGAACAAGGCGCTTAAATCGGGCTTGTTGTTTGCGTTTCGCCTGCATTTATCGAAAACCGGCCGCCCAGACACGAAATACCTGATCAGTGAGCTGAAGTACATCAGTCACTATGCGCTGCATAAAGCCAAAGAGTTAGAGCAAGCGCTATGGCGTGTAGAGGGCGTGATTGATGCCCTCGCTATTGATGAGTTAGTGCCAAAGCTCTGTGATATAGAAGTTCAGGATTACCAGAAAATGCTTGAACGCCGCAGCCTGTGGCTACAGCGTTTAGGTTAG
- the serB gene encoding phosphoserine phosphatase SerB: protein MSHQSMLLSTLAQQDDLSLQQTLSLNTWYSFDDSPLVASQQSEQPLAYVSVFGFQLGMHVAQLAQQLLDWQCQVQAVVRYHADDDLPPGFAFAIANPQAELNSQLKQYAAENAVQCALLSNPPRLHAPGLLVMDMDSTAITIECIDEIARLAGVYDEVAAVTAQAMGGQLEFSDSLRQRVAKLAGVELSLLAELKEQLPLMPGIDHLCATLKRHNWHLAIASGGFIPFAEQVQKQLKLDRIHANQLADDGHVLTGVVNGDIVDAQEKARFLLAYRDELDVGAEQTVAIGDGANDLLMMHAARLGIAVHGKPKVVAQAPTAINAGSLAQILYLLSIPEFN, encoded by the coding sequence ATGTCGCACCAAAGCATGCTCTTGTCTACTTTAGCACAGCAAGACGATTTGTCTTTACAGCAAACCCTAAGTTTAAATACTTGGTATTCTTTTGACGATTCGCCTTTAGTGGCAAGTCAGCAGAGCGAACAGCCACTGGCTTATGTCAGTGTATTTGGTTTTCAACTGGGCATGCACGTTGCGCAACTGGCACAGCAGCTGCTTGACTGGCAATGTCAGGTACAGGCGGTGGTCAGGTATCACGCCGATGACGATTTACCTCCAGGGTTCGCGTTCGCGATTGCTAACCCCCAGGCTGAGCTTAACTCTCAGCTCAAGCAATATGCAGCTGAAAACGCAGTGCAGTGCGCGCTGCTGAGCAACCCGCCACGTTTACATGCACCTGGCTTATTAGTGATGGATATGGACTCGACGGCGATCACCATCGAATGTATTGATGAAATTGCGCGCTTAGCAGGGGTGTACGACGAGGTCGCTGCGGTCACCGCACAAGCGATGGGTGGGCAGTTGGAATTTAGTGACAGCCTGCGTCAGCGCGTCGCGAAACTAGCGGGCGTTGAGTTGTCTTTGCTTGCAGAGCTCAAAGAGCAGCTTCCCTTGATGCCAGGGATCGACCACCTATGCGCAACGCTAAAACGCCATAATTGGCATTTGGCCATCGCCTCGGGAGGATTTATTCCATTTGCTGAGCAAGTACAAAAACAACTCAAATTAGACCGTATTCATGCCAACCAATTAGCAGACGATGGCCACGTGTTAACCGGAGTGGTCAATGGGGATATTGTTGATGCGCAAGAAAAAGCACGCTTTTTATTAGCTTACCGCGATGAGTTGGACGTGGGCGCAGAGCAAACGGTGGCCATCGGTGATGGTGCCAATGATCTGCTGATGATGCACGCAGCTAGGCTAGGTATTGCTGTCCACGGTAAGCCTAAAGTGGTGGCGCAGGCTCCCACCGCCATCAATGCTGGCAGTTTAGCGCAGATACTGTATCTACTCAGTATTCCCGAGTTCAACTAA
- the pdxH gene encoding pyridoxamine 5'-phosphate oxidase, which translates to MKLEDIRREYLQGGLDETMLDATPVAQFEKWLQQAIDAQIPDPTAMVVATVDEQGQPSQRIVLLKHIDEQGFVFFTNTGSRKAQELAQNNKISLHFPWHMFERQVIVYGEAKPLPTSRVAKYFLSRPKESQLAAWASSQSRPVSSRQALMEKFAQMKSKFAKGEIPLPDFWGGYCVEPTKVEFWQGGAHRLHDRFMYRRQPDGSWRVERLNP; encoded by the coding sequence ATGAAATTGGAAGATATTCGTCGTGAGTATTTGCAAGGTGGGTTAGATGAAACCATGCTCGATGCGACGCCGGTAGCACAGTTTGAAAAGTGGTTACAACAAGCCATTGATGCGCAAATCCCCGATCCGACGGCCATGGTTGTAGCCACCGTTGACGAGCAGGGTCAGCCTTCGCAGCGTATTGTGTTGCTTAAGCATATCGATGAGCAAGGGTTTGTGTTCTTCACTAATACCGGCTCACGCAAAGCGCAGGAACTTGCCCAGAATAATAAAATTAGTCTGCACTTCCCGTGGCACATGTTTGAGCGTCAAGTCATTGTTTACGGCGAGGCCAAACCGTTGCCAACATCGCGAGTGGCAAAATATTTCTTATCGCGGCCAAAAGAAAGCCAATTAGCGGCATGGGCTTCTAGCCAAAGCCGGCCGGTGTCATCACGTCAGGCGCTTATGGAAAAGTTTGCGCAAATGAAAAGTAAGTTTGCTAAAGGTGAAATCCCGCTGCCTGATTTTTGGGGAGGATACTGTGTCGAGCCGACTAAGGTCGAGTTTTGGCAAGGAGGAGCGCATCGCCTTCATGATCGCTTTATGTATCGTCGTCAGCCAGATGGGAGCTGGCGTGTCGAGCGCCTAAACCCTTAA
- a CDS encoding AhpA/YtjB family protein encodes MKNKQVKNPVRTSQWQRLLRLVFAAFCFVLLTWMAFNTSFQGHQMLYQQSYQYAKSLTEQLALTAAEPLEQSNKPRLGHLANQLSTDSSIQSAAIYDAHGTAMALSEAFSPYQREFGVTQATPGVSKLSQPIVIPITSLQSNKPIGFARVNYLPQVAIDDSHRYFHEVGRQVLLMLLITCVFTWQLGRGLKRWQLKRYFRKKAKQLK; translated from the coding sequence ATGAAAAATAAACAAGTGAAAAACCCAGTTCGAACATCGCAGTGGCAACGGTTACTGCGCTTGGTGTTTGCCGCTTTTTGCTTTGTATTACTGACTTGGATGGCCTTTAATACCAGCTTTCAAGGCCACCAAATGCTCTACCAGCAAAGCTATCAATACGCCAAAAGCCTCACCGAGCAGTTAGCCTTGACCGCAGCGGAGCCTTTGGAGCAGAGCAACAAGCCTCGTTTGGGACATTTGGCCAATCAATTGAGTACAGACTCGAGTATCCAAAGTGCAGCCATTTATGATGCTCACGGCACTGCGATGGCGCTCAGTGAGGCGTTTAGTCCCTATCAACGTGAATTTGGGGTGACACAAGCGACCCCGGGGGTGAGTAAATTGAGTCAACCTATTGTCATCCCCATCACCTCATTGCAAAGCAATAAGCCCATCGGCTTTGCTCGCGTTAATTACCTGCCCCAAGTCGCCATTGATGACAGTCACCGATATTTTCATGAGGTCGGTCGCCAAGTACTTCTTATGCTATTGATCACCTGCGTATTCACTTGGCAGCTTGGACGAGGATTAAAACGTTGGCAGTTAAAGCGTTACTTTCGTAAAAAAGCTAAGCAGTTAAAATAG
- a CDS encoding TatD family hydrolase, with translation MRFIDSHCHLDFSEFDGQREAIIANAQALGVEQFIVPGISLAQSQQLLDFSQHHGPTHIGAGLHPYFLSQHASEHIVGLGELATAHKHRWCAIGECGLDRSIGEMDKQVALFEAQIALANELALPLIVHHRQSHDLIAASFKRCRPRYGGVIHAFSGSEQVAKYYIKLGFKLGVGGTITYARSVKTQQALRSVAIEHLLLESDAPSMPLCGYQGQINTPERIPQVFIALARLLQCQDLSALSEQLYFNCLAFLRK, from the coding sequence ATGCGTTTTATCGATTCTCATTGCCACCTCGATTTTAGCGAGTTCGATGGCCAGCGAGAGGCGATAATAGCGAATGCCCAAGCGTTGGGCGTGGAGCAGTTTATTGTGCCTGGCATTAGCTTGGCGCAATCTCAGCAGTTGCTCGACTTCAGCCAGCACCATGGACCTACTCATATCGGTGCTGGTTTACATCCCTACTTTTTGTCGCAACACGCGAGTGAACATATAGTCGGCCTAGGCGAACTGGCAACAGCGCATAAGCACCGTTGGTGCGCCATCGGAGAGTGCGGCCTTGATCGCAGTATTGGAGAAATGGACAAGCAAGTGGCGCTCTTTGAAGCGCAGATTGCCTTAGCGAATGAACTGGCGTTGCCACTCATTGTTCATCACCGTCAGAGCCATGACTTAATCGCTGCGAGCTTTAAGCGTTGTCGGCCGCGTTATGGCGGCGTGATCCATGCGTTTTCTGGGTCCGAACAAGTGGCTAAATACTATATCAAGTTAGGCTTTAAATTGGGTGTGGGCGGAACCATTACCTATGCTCGATCGGTCAAGACCCAGCAAGCACTGCGTAGTGTCGCAATAGAGCATCTGCTATTGGAAAGTGATGCACCGAGTATGCCGCTTTGCGGATACCAAGGGCAAATCAATACGCCAGAGCGTATTCCTCAAGTGTTTATAGCCCTAGCACGGCTATTGCAATGCCAAGACCTCAGCGCCTTGAGTGAGCAGCTCTATTTTAACTGCTTAGCTTTTTTACGAAAGTAA
- the prfC gene encoding peptide chain release factor 3: MSELTQQISKRRTFAIISHPDAGKTTITEKVLLFGQAIQKAGTVKGRGSNQHAKSDWMEMEKERGISVTTSVMQFPYNERLVNLLDTPGHEDFSEDTYRTLTAVDSCLMVIDAAKGVEDRTRKLMEVTRLRDTPIVTFMNKLDRDIRDPMELLDEVETELNMMCAPVTWPIGCGKEFKGVYHLHRDETILYQSGQGHTIQELRIVKGLDNSELDEAVGESLAQQLREEIELVQGASNEFDLELFLSGELTPVYFGTALGNFGVDHMLDGLTEWAPAPLPRATDDGNKVGAEHEKFTGFVFKIQANMDPKHRDRIAFMRIVSGKYSQGMKMNHVRIGKQISISDAVTFMAGDRERAEHAYAGDIIGLHNHGTIQIGDTFTDGEKLKFSGIPNFAPELFRRIRLKDPLKQKQLLKGLVQLSEEGAVQVFRPLANNDLIVGAVGVLQFDVVVARLKAEYKVDAIYESVNVNTARWVSCDDVKKFEEFKRKCEQNLALDGGDNLTYIAPSRVNLNLSMERYPEVTFSETREH, encoded by the coding sequence ATGTCAGAGTTAACACAACAAATTAGTAAACGTCGTACTTTTGCGATTATTTCACACCCCGATGCGGGTAAAACCACCATTACCGAAAAAGTTCTATTATTCGGACAAGCCATTCAAAAAGCGGGCACAGTTAAAGGCCGAGGGTCAAACCAACACGCTAAGTCAGACTGGATGGAAATGGAAAAAGAGCGTGGCATCTCGGTGACCACCTCGGTAATGCAGTTCCCTTATAACGAGCGTTTAGTTAACCTGCTAGATACCCCAGGGCACGAAGACTTCTCTGAGGATACCTACCGTACTTTGACCGCCGTGGACTCGTGTTTGATGGTGATTGATGCCGCTAAGGGTGTTGAGGACCGAACTCGTAAGTTAATGGAAGTCACCCGTTTACGTGACACCCCCATCGTCACCTTTATGAACAAACTGGACCGTGATATTCGCGATCCAATGGAGTTATTGGATGAGGTGGAAACTGAGCTCAATATGATGTGTGCCCCCGTAACCTGGCCCATTGGCTGTGGTAAGGAATTCAAAGGGGTCTATCATTTGCACCGTGACGAGACGATTTTGTATCAAAGCGGTCAAGGCCATACCATTCAAGAGTTGCGCATCGTCAAAGGGCTGGATAACAGTGAATTAGACGAAGCGGTGGGTGAGAGCTTAGCGCAACAACTGCGCGAAGAAATTGAGCTGGTGCAAGGAGCGTCCAACGAATTCGATTTAGAGTTATTTTTGAGCGGTGAGTTAACCCCAGTTTACTTCGGTACTGCGTTGGGCAACTTTGGCGTTGATCATATGCTTGATGGCTTGACCGAGTGGGCTCCGGCCCCCTTACCGCGCGCCACCGATGATGGCAACAAAGTGGGTGCTGAGCACGAAAAGTTCACAGGCTTTGTGTTTAAAATTCAGGCCAACATGGACCCCAAACACCGTGACCGTATTGCCTTTATGCGCATTGTCTCGGGCAAGTACAGCCAAGGCATGAAGATGAACCACGTGCGTATAGGCAAGCAAATCAGTATTTCTGATGCGGTGACCTTTATGGCTGGTGACCGCGAGCGTGCTGAGCACGCCTATGCCGGTGATATTATTGGCTTGCACAACCACGGCACTATCCAAATTGGTGATACTTTCACCGACGGAGAAAAGCTTAAGTTCAGCGGTATTCCTAACTTTGCCCCAGAGTTATTCCGCCGTATTCGCCTTAAAGATCCACTTAAGCAAAAGCAGTTGCTTAAAGGCCTCGTACAGCTATCGGAAGAGGGCGCGGTGCAGGTGTTTAGACCGCTTGCCAATAATGACTTAATTGTTGGCGCTGTTGGGGTGCTGCAGTTTGATGTTGTGGTTGCACGCTTAAAAGCCGAATACAAAGTGGATGCCATCTATGAAAGTGTCAACGTTAATACGGCGCGTTGGGTAAGCTGTGATGATGTGAAGAAATTTGAAGAGTTCAAGCGCAAGTGTGAGCAAAACCTAGCCTTAGATGGCGGAGATAACCTGACATACATCGCCCCAAGTCGCGTAAACTTGAACTTATCCATGGAGCGTTACCCAGAGGTAACCTTTAGCGAAACGCGCGAGCACTAA
- the argS gene encoding arginine--tRNA ligase has product MNIKQILIEKANAAMIAAGLEQGTNPAVTQSTRPQFGDYQINGAMGAAKKLKTNPRELAQKIIDNLDVSDIAAEVEIAGPGFINIHLKPAFLGASVEAASQDDTLGVAQHPQADTVVVDYSSPNLAKEMHVGHLRSTIIGDAVVRALEFRGDKVIRQNHMGDWGTQFGMLIAHLEDMLNEGVDLEAVALADLETFYRDAKKRFDDEAGFADKAREYVVRLQQGDAHCNKLWQLFIDTSVKHSEEVYKKLNVTLTRDDIKAESAYNSELQRMIEVLKEKGLAQEDQGAQVVFLDELANKDGEPSVFIVQKSGGGFLYSTTDLAACDYRSNDLQADRILIFVDARQSLHFSQVELTARKAGFLREQTSYEFCPFGTMMGEDGKPFKTRTGGTVKLADLLDEAVTRAKAKLADSDSPHSAQEQEEIARKVGIGAVKYADLSKNRTSDYIFNWDTMLSFEGATAPYLQYAYTRVKSIFRKAGIDSTTHQAPVVIAAPQEKALAIKLMQFEEVLDQMISDATPHVLCGYLYELASLYMSFYEACPVLKEGVSDADKNSRLVLCSLVAKTLHKGLDLLGIEVMEQM; this is encoded by the coding sequence ATGAACATTAAGCAAATTCTGATTGAAAAAGCCAACGCTGCGATGATCGCTGCGGGACTTGAGCAAGGCACGAATCCAGCGGTGACGCAAAGTACGCGCCCGCAATTTGGTGATTACCAAATTAACGGTGCCATGGGCGCCGCGAAAAAGCTAAAAACTAATCCGCGTGAACTAGCGCAAAAAATTATCGATAACCTGGATGTGAGCGATATCGCCGCCGAGGTCGAAATAGCAGGCCCAGGCTTTATTAACATTCACCTCAAACCGGCGTTTTTAGGCGCCAGCGTCGAAGCTGCAAGCCAAGACGATACACTCGGTGTAGCGCAGCACCCGCAAGCAGATACAGTGGTGGTGGATTACTCATCGCCCAATCTTGCCAAGGAAATGCACGTGGGCCATTTACGTTCCACCATTATCGGTGATGCCGTGGTACGTGCCTTGGAGTTTCGTGGTGATAAAGTAATACGGCAAAACCACATGGGCGATTGGGGTACGCAATTTGGTATGCTTATCGCGCATTTGGAAGACATGCTAAATGAGGGCGTTGATCTAGAGGCCGTAGCGCTTGCTGATTTAGAGACATTCTATCGTGACGCCAAAAAGCGTTTCGACGATGAGGCCGGTTTTGCTGATAAGGCGCGCGAGTATGTTGTGCGCCTACAACAAGGCGATGCGCACTGTAATAAGCTGTGGCAACTTTTCATTGATACCTCGGTCAAGCACTCCGAAGAAGTATACAAAAAGCTGAATGTCACCCTGACTCGTGATGACATTAAAGCGGAAAGTGCCTACAACAGTGAGTTGCAGCGCATGATTGAGGTGCTTAAAGAAAAAGGGCTGGCGCAGGAAGACCAGGGTGCGCAAGTGGTCTTTTTAGATGAGTTAGCCAACAAAGACGGTGAGCCATCGGTGTTCATCGTGCAGAAATCCGGCGGTGGCTTTTTATATTCAACCACAGACCTTGCCGCCTGTGATTATCGCTCTAATGATTTGCAAGCCGATCGTATCTTGATTTTCGTTGATGCTCGTCAAAGCCTGCACTTTAGCCAAGTTGAGCTGACAGCACGCAAGGCCGGCTTTTTACGCGAACAAACCAGCTATGAATTCTGTCCATTTGGCACCATGATGGGCGAGGACGGTAAACCGTTTAAGACCCGTACTGGCGGTACCGTTAAGCTTGCCGATCTACTTGATGAAGCGGTGACCCGCGCCAAAGCAAAGCTAGCCGATAGCGACTCTCCTCATAGTGCGCAAGAGCAAGAAGAAATCGCCCGGAAAGTGGGAATTGGCGCGGTAAAATACGCCGACCTATCGAAAAACCGTACCAGTGACTACATCTTTAACTGGGATACCATGTTGAGCTTTGAGGGAGCCACGGCGCCTTATCTGCAATATGCCTATACGCGAGTGAAAAGTATTTTCCGTAAAGCCGGCATTGATAGCACCACTCATCAGGCACCGGTTGTGATTGCTGCGCCACAGGAAAAAGCGCTGGCTATCAAGCTGATGCAATTTGAAGAAGTGCTGGACCAAATGATCAGCGATGCCACACCACACGTACTATGTGGGTACTTGTATGAGCTGGCGAGCTTGTATATGAGCTTCTATGAAGCTTGTCCGGTACTTAAAGAGGGCGTCAGCGACGCAGATAAAAATAGCCGCTTAGTGCTGTGTTCATTGGTAGCAAAAACCTTACACAAAGGGCTAGACCTGCTTGGCATTGAGGTGATGGAGCAAATGTAA